A stretch of Fulvia fulva chromosome 4, complete sequence DNA encodes these proteins:
- a CDS encoding Ubiquitin-conjugating enzyme E2 G1, whose amino-acid sequence MDSPASRSNTASPGGTSSSALLLGRQFKQMQKEGIPGISCGLVGSSVFEWEVMLMLDEEQGSLYGGGIFRARMTFPQTYPHSPPKLKFETPLFHPNVYENGEVCISILHEGEDQYGYESAAERWSPVQTPETILLSVISMLSSPNDESPANIEAGKLWREDQKEFKKRVRRCVRDSQENAL is encoded by the exons ATGGACTCACCGGCGAGTCGAAGTAACACAGCGAGTCCTGGCGGGACATCGAGTTCGGCACTGTTGCTCGGCAGACAGTTCAAGCAAATGCAAAAGGAGGGCATACCGGGCATCAGCTGTGGTCTCGTGGGCAGCTCAGTCTTTGAGTGGGAGGTTATGCTCATGCTAGATGAGGAGCAGGGCAGTCTGTACGGAG GCGGCATCTTCAGAGCCCGCATGACATTTCCCCAAACATACCCTCACTCACCGCCAAAGCTCAAGTTCGAAACGCCACTCTTCCACCCGAACGTCTACGAGAACGGCGAGGTCTGTATCAGTATCCTGCACGAGGGTGAGGATCAGTATGGTTACGAATCCGCAGCGGAGCGATGGTCACCAGTACAAACACCCGAGACGATTTTACTTTCTGTCATTAGCATGTTGAGTAGTCCGAACGACGAGAGTCCCGCGAATATCGAGGCCGGGAAGTTATGGAGGGAAGATCAGAAGGAGTTCAAGAAGAGGGTGAGGCGGTGTGTCAGGGATAGTCAG GAGAACGCCTTGTAA
- a CDS encoding GPI-anchor transamidase, with protein sequence MRLLDLPTALLALLTLSDVTSATHTSNWAVLVSTSRFWFNYRHLANTLSLYRTVKRLGIPDSQIILMLPDDMACNPRNSFPGSVFNDKSRQLDLYDDKGTLANMAGMGGIEVDYRGNEVTVENFIRLLTDRWPASHPTSKRLMTDDRSNILIYMTGHGGNEFLKFQDAEEISSYDLGDAFEQMWEKKRYHELLFMIDTCQANTMYPAFYTPNIIATGSSAKDQSSYSHHADQDVGVAVIDRWTYYNLEFLETRLNSTSADVRLGELFDYYTFDRVHSDAGVRYDLFPGGEEAARNRRVLDFFGSVQGVETDARLSGSESDWKADLEALRKIMERQQAEMAGPNGTQQDVPNAGAGDGSEATIKPAKSAEQGRLALDMAQKGGHWVKKAAGLGSLVVLGAAWIASNALSKSA encoded by the coding sequence ATGCGCCTCCTCGATCTCCCTACCGCGCTACTTGCGCTGCTTACCCTCAGCGATGTCACCTCCGCGACGCACACGTCGAACTGGGCAGTCCTGGTCAGCACATCGCGTTTCTGGTTCAACTACCGACACCTTGCAAATACGCTTAGTCTATACCGAACAGTAAAACGATTAGGCATTCCTGATAGCCAGATCATCCTCATGCTTCCCGATGACATGGCCTGTAATCCTCGCAACTCGTTCCCCGGCAGCGTCTTCAATGACAAGTCGCGTCAACTCGACCTCTACGATGACAAAGGCACGCTCGCCAACATGGCCGGCATGGGAGGTATCGAAGTCGACTATCGCGGCAACGAGGTCACAGTTGAGAACTTCATCCGTCTCCTGACCGACCGATGGCCAGCGTCGCATCCCACCTCGAAACGCCTCATGACCGACGACCGCTCGAACATCCTCATCTACATGACTGGCCATGGCGGCAACGAGTTCCTGAAGTTCCAGGATGCTGAGGAGATCAGCAGCTACGACTTGGGGGACGCGTTCGAGCAGATGTGGGAAAAGAAGCGGTACCACGAACTGCTATTCATGATCGACACATGCCAGGCCAACACAATGTACCCCGCGTTCTACACACCCAACATCATTGCTACGGGAAGCAGTGCGAAAGATCAGAGTAGCTACAGTCATCATGCGGATCAAGATGTTGGCGTTGCGGTCATTGACAGGTGGACGTACTACAATCTCGAGTTTCTGGAAACACGACTGAACAGCACTTCTGCGGACGTGAGACTGGGTGAGCTCTTCGACTACTACACTTTCGACCGGGTACACAGTGATGCTGGAGTGAGGTACGACCTGTTTCCGGGTGGAGAAGAGGCCGCGAGAAACAGGAGAGTGCTGGATTTCTTTGGCAGCGTGCAAGGGGTGGAGACGGATGCGAGGTTGAGCGGGAGTGAGAGTGACTGGAAGGCAGATCTCGAGGCTCTGAGGAAGATCATGGAGCGACAACAAGCCGAGATGGCTGGACCAAATGGCACGCAGCAGGATGTGCCGAATGCAGGCGCTGGAGATGGGAGTGAGGCCACGATCAAGCCTGCGAAGAGTGCTGAGCAGGGCAGACTCGCGCTTGACATGGCACAGAAGGGGGGACATTGGGTCAAGAAGGCGGCAGGGCTGGGCTCACTGGTGGTGCTTGGGGCCGCATGGATTGCTTCGAATGCTTTATCGAAGAGTGCCTGA
- a CDS encoding Helicase swr1, with protein MDATSAPDVEETSLQSTSRESAPTSQAPDLAGRPIKSEENGDLDADDTINAIGATSASNNDDDDGSATVRPAPQPSAKRKESEALLSTPEPGDKRPNKKPKRGKSPPWDFGEAKIATLKTADGRRISARVNTATPQAIEPVSETEGRGRSDSQPTSARSRQPSPPWKRFEAEGPTTVVVDGKRKSGRVIRELGDAPKRVSPRTKKQVDKLGTPQNVEKKPVAGKTMGASSKKAEPDGKKPANGYGHNLDRPSTSTASAKKIAELKAQIAALQPTRSFPVSETKPTAAHKRNASKDAMQIDPPTSPPINRKMHRMNNAATSSPKTPLRPSPRIKLKFNPARHYIPPPHPQAKPPTPPRPPQLSIYQVIEQYELQEMQQPYMETDKGPPNAEYFAQKAAKQAAEEGQMRRRLLMEAQPGGILSRQHCSIYQEESQTEPAQQYGHYDHVVAHALWLRQLQLREKAQHRTQAKKIAYEALEKWKERHGPTEEDIVAEENKRFDLIKRQVIADMKAKWEMVEAYVQDAKKRAWEVEQERIRAEKLQKKLEYSENLLAKQRGEQDSDIDMDEDSTGDVGESDAEEQEDEGEENMSDSESEAEQDDAEEGGEMDEDALAAYLAQREAEPPDKTSDDGGDGEDGEADEDEEMGDVGLSAMLGDGTANHEIDEDAEKDDALDESATRARANRRSQAAGSASPSREEAAVEEHLSSDESTDMDSDDYDSDEAMSSTDDEAGHGDDDNNDAGSEDGSGGASMLKTSLLGFYSAKELRDQAGGLPTPMTSVEGGGEDTENARSGSEAISIEKADVDMSIDKIETAEHSAEGSIMDPEPELINSEPQTVSNDVDVKEDHDDDVEDMETVEDQTTKNLVPIPSLLRGTLRTYQHAGLDWLASLYRNGTNGILADEMGLGKTIQTISVLAHLAEVHEVWEAHLVIVPTSVILNWVTEFQKFLPGFRVLGYYGTAEERQQKRKGWTNDPHHENKEKRGYNVVITSYNVAMQDINAIRNVQWHYLILDEAHNIRNFNSQRWQVLIRLRTRARLLLTGTPLQNDLAEVWSLLTFLTAGDDDRSHGELEEFLGHWKDPVKEIFDQGVQKISENAQRVVDQLHISLRPFLLRRKKSEVEKDLPKKTESVVVCKLSKRQRQLYQDYMGLAETKATLAKGSGVQAGAVLLSLRRVCNHPDLFDPRPIQTSFAMEFSPLETYNPRERLVRQLLGTKEDFSNGLLLIGRESQKRAAVQRSKRLSASSLLQRQIDDILANSMDESPDPATLAGARALQRLRQRDQTLQQIRACIRATDSAISAAPVYGADLRELVTVQREGSYLFSPRTLPPPHYRYLQGRMKVGHRPLRFEHPVDWHLAASTRLQQDVATHISYAERLQDTIVRFAFVPPAVTVPILDFAIPAVVQDVLRVSPAYPTDGDWGHEARIRTSIAFPDRRLLVYDSGKLQRLVYLLRELQAKGSRSLIFTQMTGTLNVLEQFLNLLNLPYLRLDGSTPVERRQLYSAEFNRPDSKYQCMILSSRAGGVGLNLTGASSVIFYDLDWNPQMDRQCMDRAHRIGQVRDVEVYKMVSEKTVEENILRRANQKSLLDQTIIQEGHFTTEYTRKRDDDEEGDDEVGAAIDKFLGGEERTNTKALESVEDREDVQAAQQAAKEDRQDDVDFAERSSKGPSKANTPGPGLTEEDNLDDEELQGHVDKYMIKYMENMLKDWVYVPPPVRKLDKHGRDPSHRPKRKR; from the coding sequence CAAGCGATCGAGCCGGTCAGTGAGACAGAAGGCAGAGGACGCAGTGACAGCCAGCCGACTTCTGCACGCTCGCGACAGCCGAGTCCGCCGTGGAAGAGATTCGAAGCAGAGGGGCCGACTACAGTGGTTGTGGACGGGAAGCGCAAGAGTGGTCGCGTCATCAGAGAGCTGGGCGACGCACCGAAGCGAGTAAGTCCGCGGACTAAGAAGCAGGTCGACAAGCTGGGCACGCCACAGAATGTCGAGAAGAAGCCGGTTGCGGGCAAAACCATGGGCGCAAGCAGTAAGAAGGCAGAGCCGGATGGGAAGAAGCCAGCGAACGGATACGGACACAATCTGGACCGGCCGTCAACGTCCACAGCGAGTGCTAAGAAGATCGCTGAGCTCAAGGCGCAGATCGCTGCTCTCCAGCCAACACGCAGCTTTCCAGTGAGCGAGACCAAACCTACCGCAGCGCACAAGCGCAATGCGAGCAAAGATGCCATGCAGATCGACCCGCCAACGTCACCACCCATCAACCGCAAGATGCACCGGATGAACAACGCAGCAACCTCGTCTCCAAAGACTCCTTTGAGGCCGTCGCCCAGAATCAAGCTGAAGTTCAACCCTGCGAGACACTACATCCCACCTCCGCATCCACAAGCGAAGCCACCTACTCCTCCTCGGCCGCCCCAACTGTCCATCTACCAGGTCATAGAACAGTATGAGCTACAAGAGATGCAACAACCGTACATGGAGACCGACAAAGGCCCGCCTAATGCCGAATACTTTGCACAGAAAGCGGCAAAGCAAGCAGCAGAAGAGGGTCAGATGCGTAGGCGACTCTTGATGGAAGCACAACCTGGAGGTATACTGAGCAGACAACATTGCAGCATATACCAAGAGGAGAGCCAGACCGAACCCGCTCAACAATACGGTCACTACGATCATGTGGTGGCCCATGCACTCTGGTTGAGGCAACTCCAACTTCGCGAAAAGGCACAGCATCGAACTCAGGCAAAGAAGATCGCGTACGAAGCGCTTGAGAAATGGAAAGAAAGGCATGGACCCACTGAAGAGGACATCGTGGCCGAAGAGAACAAGAGATTTGATCTAATCAAAAGACAGGTCATTGCGGACATGAAAGCCAAGTGGGAGATGGTCGAAGCCTACGTGCAGGATGCGAAGAAACGTGCCTGGGAAGTAGAACAGGAGCGGATCCGAGCCGAGAAACTGCAGAAGAAACTGGAGTACAGCGAAAACCTTTTGGCCAAACAACGAGGAGAGCAGGACAGTGACATCGACATGGACGAAGATAGTACTGGAGATGTCGGTGAGTCGGACGCTGAAGAGCAGGAAGATGAAGGAGAAGAGAACATGAGCGACTCCGAAAGCGAAGCAGAGCAGGACGACGCTGAGGAAGGCGGCGAAATGGACGAAGATGCTTTGGCGGCGTATTTGGCACAACGAGAAGCCGAGCCCCCCGACAAGACGAGCGATGATGGCGGTGACGGAGAAGATGGAGAAGCAGACGAGGACGAAGAAATGGGGGATGTCGGACTAAGCGCAATGCTGGGCGACGGTACCGCGAACCACGAGATTGACGAAGACGCCGAGAAGGATGATGCCCTTGATGAGAGTGCCACCCGAGCGCGTGCGAATAGGCGAAGTCAAGCAGCGGGCTCCGCGTCGCCCTCGCGCGAGGAAGCAGCTGTTGAGGAGCACCTTTCCTCAGACGAATCGACCGATATGGACTCTGATGATTACGATTCCGATGAAGCCATGAGTAGCACTGATGATGAAGCCGGCCACGGCGATGACGATAACAACGATGCAGGGAGTGAAGACGGCAGCGGAGGTGCATCCATGCTGAAAACATCACTGCTTGGTTTCTACAGCGCAAAAGAGCTCCGCGACCAAGCTGGAGGTCTTCCCACACCCATGACAAGTGTTGAGGGTGGCGGTGAAGACACCGAGAATGCGAGATCTGGCTCAGAAGCGATTTCGATCGAGAAGGCTGATGTCGACATGAGCATCGACAAGATTGAGACCGCCGAGCACTCTGCGGAAGGCAGTATCATGGATCCCGAGCCGGAGCTGATTAACTCAGAGCCACAGACTGTGTCAAACGACGTGGACGTCAAGGAAGATCATGACGACGATGTTGAGGACATGGAGACGGTGGAGGACCAGACAACGAAGAATCTTGTTCCGATCCCAAGTCTTCTACGCGGCACACTTCGCACCTACCAACATGCTGGTCTAGACTGGCTTGCTTCTCTTTATCGAAACGGCACCAATGGCATTCTCGCGGACGAAATGGGTCTGGGCAAAACGATTCAGACCATCTCTGTTCTAGCTCATCTGGCGGAAGTACACGAAGTCTGGGAGGCGCATTTGGTCATCGTCCCGACGTCTGTCATTCTCAACTGGGTCACAGAATTCCAGAAGTTCCTGCCTGGCTTTCGCGTTCTTGGTTACTACGGCACTGCAGAAGAGCGTCAGCAGAAGCGTAAAGGTTGGACAAACGATCCGCATCATGAGAACAAGGAGAAGAGAGGCTACAATGTGGTCATCACCAGCTACAACGTCGCCATGCAGGACATCAACGCGATTCGCAACGTGCAATGGCATTATCTCATCCTTGATGAAGCCCACAACATCAGGAACTTCAACAGCCAGCGCTGGCAGGTTCTGATTCGACTGCGAACTCGGGCGCGTCTGCTGCTCACTGGAACGCCTCTGCAAAATGATCTGGCCGAAGTGTGGTCTTTGCTGACGTTCTTGACAGCTGGTGACGATGATCGCTCACACGGCGAGCTCGAAGAATTTCTTGGCCACTGGAAAGATCCCGTCAAAGAGATCTTCGACCAAGGTGTTCAGAAGATCTCGGAGAATGCTCAGCGTGTTGTAGATCAGCTCCACATCTCGCTGCGGCCATTCCTGCTTCGTCGCAAAAAGAGTGAGGTCGAGAAAGACCTTCCCAAGAAGACTGAAAGTGTCGTGGTGTGTAAACTCAGCAAGCGACAGCGCCAGCTGTATCAGGACTACATGGGTCTTGCAGAAACAAAGGCGACCCTTGCCAAAGGAAGTGGAGTCCAAGCAGGTGCGGTGCTGCTGAGCTTGCGGAGGGTGTGCAATCATCCAGACTTGTTCGATCCACGTCCGATCCAGACTAGCTTCGCCATGGAGTTCAGCCCTCTCGAAACTTACAATCCCAGAGAAAGACTGGTCAGACAACTCCTGGGCACGAAGGAGGACTTCTCCAATGGCTTGCTTCTTATCGGCCGCGAAAGTCAAAAGCGTGCGGCTGTGCAGCGCAGCAAGCGTCTTTCAGCGTCCAGCCTCCTACAGCGCCAAATTGACGACATCCTAGCCAACTCGATGGATGAGTCTCCTGACCCTGCCACTTTGGCAGGTGCAAGGGCACTGCAACGGCTTCGGCAGCGTGATCAGACATTGCAGCAAATCCGGGCCTGCATCCGAGCGACTGACTCCGCCATCAGTGCTGCACCGGTCTACGGTGCCGACCTTCGCGAGCTTGTGACAGTTCAACGGGAAGGTTCCTACCTGTTCAGCCCACGCACACTGCCGCCGCCACACTACCGGTACTTGCAAGGACGGATGAAGGTGGGCCACCGGCCTCTGAGATTCGAGCATCCAGTCGACTGGCATCTCGCCGCAAGTACACGGCTGCAGCAAGATGTCGCCACGCATATTAGCTATGCTGAGCGATTACAGGATACGATTGTGAGGTTCGCATTTGTTCCCCCTGCTGTCACCGTTCCAATCCTCGACTTTGCTATCCCTGCTGTTGTGCAAGATGTTCTCAGGGTCTCACCAGCGTACCCAACGGATGGCGATTGGGGTCACGAAGCTCGAATCAGGACATCGATCGCGTTTCCTGACAGACGACTTCTGGTGTACGACTCTGGCAAGCTCCAGCGTCTTGTATATCTCCTTCGCGAGCTGCAGGCCAAGGGTTCTCGAAGCTTGATCTTCACCCAGATGACGGGCACTCTGAATGTGCTCGAGCAGTTCCTTAACTTACTGAACTTGCCATACCTGCGTCTTGATGGAAGCACGCCAGTCGAACGTCGCCAGCTTTACTCTGCTGAGTTCAATCGGCCGGACTCGAAGTACCAATGCATGATCCTGTCTTCTCGAGCTGGAGGCGTTGGTCTGAACTTGACTGGCGCGTCATCCGTCATCTTCTATGACCTTGATTGGAACCCGCAGATGGATCGGCAATGTATGGATCGTGCACATCGTATCGGCCAAGTTAGAGATGTCGAAGTATACAAGATGGTCAGCGAAAAGACCGTCGAGGAGAATATTCTTCGTCGAGCGAATCAGAAGAGCTTGCTTGACCAGACGATCATTCAAGAAGGACACTTCACGACTGAGTACACCCGCAAGCGCGACGATGATGAGGAAGGCGATGATGAAGTCGGGGCTGCGATTGACAAATTTCTTGGAGGCGAGGAAAGGACCAACACCAAAGCGCTTGAGTCGGTCGAGGACAGAGAAGATGTGCAAGCGGCGCAGCAAGCAGCCAAGGAAGATCGCCAGGACGATGTCGACTTTGCGGAACGCTCTTCGAAAGGACCATCCAAGGCCAACACTCCTGGTCCTGGCCTCACAGAGGAGGACAATCTTGACGACGAAGAACTACAAGGGCACGTTGACAAGTACATGATCAAGTATATGGAGAATATGCTCAAGGACTGGGTGTATGTGCCCCCGCCAGTCCGAAAGCTGGACAAACATGGGCGCGATCCTTCACATCGCCCGAAGAGGAAGCGATAG